Proteins from a single region of Pyrus communis chromosome 6, drPyrComm1.1, whole genome shotgun sequence:
- the LOC137737641 gene encoding serine/threonine-protein kinase STY13-like produces MLEGGAKFTGIIGLTNHGNNFDDLSQGFYHKLHEGEGTNMSIDSMQTSNDGGSVTMSVDNSSVASNTNDSHTRILNHQGLRRRVKDNYSVQQSVNRRGRVTHALSHDQLARALLDSHSLTEGLENYEDWTIDLRKLNMGEAFAQGAFGKLYRGSYNGEDVAIKLLERPENDPERAQLMEQQFQQEVKMLATLKHPNIVRFIGACRKPMVWCIVTEYAKGGSLRQFLAKRQSRSVPLKLAVKQALDVARGFAYVHGLGLIHRDLKSDNLLISSDKSIKIADFGVARIEVQTEGMTPETGTYRWMAPEMIQHRHYTQKVDVYSFGIVLWELITGMLPFQNMTAVQAAFAVVNKGVRPNIPNDCLPVLCEIMTRCWDANPDVRPSFTEVVRMLEHAETEIMTTVRKARFRCCITQPMTTD; encoded by the exons ATGTTGGAGGGCGGCGCCAAATTCACTGGAATAATTGGTCTAACCAACCATGGTAACAACTTTGATGATTTGTCGCAAGGCTTCTACCACAAACTCCATGAGGGTGAGGGTACCAACATGTCCATCGACAGTATGCAAACGAGCAACGATGGAGGCTCTGTGACCATGTCTGTAGACAACAGCAGCGTTGCTTCAAATACTAATGATTCCCACACTCGCATCTTGAACCACCAAGGGCTGCGGCGACGTGTTAAGGATAACTATTCTGTGCAACAGAGTGTTAATCGACGAGGAAGAGTCACACATGCTCTAAGTCATGATCAACTTGCTCGAGCTCTACTGGACAGCCATTCCTTGACAGAGGGGCTTGAGAATTACGAGGACTGGACAATTGACTTAAGAAAGCTAAACATGGGTGAAGCTTTTGCACAAGGTGCTTTTGGGAAGCTATATAGAGGTAGCTACAATGGTGAGGATGTTGCCATCAAACTTTTGGAGCGGCCTGAAAATGACCCAGAAAGGGCTCAGCTGATGGAGCAGCAGTTTCAACAGGAAGTCAAGATGCTGGCTACATTGAAGCATCCAAACATAGTTCGTTTCATTGGTGCCTGCCGTAAGCCAATGGTTTGGTGCATTGTAACAGAGTATGCTAAGGGGGGTTCACTTAGGCAGTTCTTGGCAAAGCGGCAGAGCCGATCGGTTCCATTGAAATTAGCAGTCAAGCAAGCTTTGGATGTTGCGAGGGGTTTTGCATATGTTCATGGGCTCGGTCTGATTCACCGGGACTTGAAATCTGACAACCTGTTGATTTCTTCAGACAAATCTATAAAAATTGCTGATTTTGGAGTTGCCCGTATTGAGGTGCAGACGGAAGGAATGACTCCGGAGACTGGGACATACCGCTGGATGGCGCC GGAGATGATCCAGCACAGGCATTATACACAGAAAGTTGACGTTTATAGCTTTGGGATAGTTCTTTGGGAACTTATAACAGGGATGCTTCCATTCCAGAACATGACAGCGGTACAGGCAGCTTTTGCAGTTGTGAATAAGGGTGTCCGCCCTAACATTCCGAATGACTGCTTACCTGTTCTTTGTGAGATCATGACGAGATGTTGGGATGCAAACCCTGACGTGAGGCCATCCTTCACTGAAGTCGTGAGAATGCTCGAGCATGCAGAGACAGAGATCATGACGACTGTTCGGAAGGCCCGGTTCAGGTGTTGCATTACCCAACCAATGACAACGGACTGA